The following coding sequences lie in one Peribacillus frigoritolerans genomic window:
- a CDS encoding PAS domain-containing protein yields the protein MKGKSRLPCELAGYLKLGDAVIITDQDHRILDINPYYERTTGYSRNSIIGFKAGFLKSGLTPLCTYTSLKNELRKGNPWSGVFTNRKKLGEIWHSSITITPIHLGDQWYFVEIFRELEQLKEGIYLSEKKRAETQRELLKVLAISCEIRDPGIEAHLLRVQNLTEELVTFIIEDASWKHLKAI from the coding sequence GCAGGGTATTTAAAGCTGGGGGATGCCGTCATCATTACGGATCAAGATCATCGCATACTTGACATTAATCCATATTATGAAAGGACGACAGGGTATTCAAGGAACAGTATCATTGGGTTCAAAGCTGGATTCTTGAAGTCAGGGTTAACACCTTTATGTACATACACATCCCTGAAAAATGAGTTAAGGAAGGGGAATCCTTGGTCAGGGGTTTTCACCAATCGAAAGAAATTGGGTGAGATTTGGCATTCCTCGATTACGATTACCCCTATTCATCTGGGGGATCAGTGGTATTTTGTAGAGATTTTCCGTGAACTGGAACAATTGAAAGAAGGGATCTACCTTTCGGAAAAGAAAAGGGCAGAGACTCAAAGGGAATTGTTAAAGGTACTCGCCATTTCATGCGAAATCCGTGATCCAGGCATTGAAGCGCATTTATTGAGAGTTCAAAATCTAACCGAGGAGCTAGTTACGTTCATAATCGAAGATGCCAGCTGGAAACATCTAAAAGCTATATGA
- a CDS encoding HD-GYP domain-containing protein: MNHIVHSSILHDIGKAEIPEGILYKPGPLSPYERKIIEMHPLMGSDILNKISREINNDVISSLEVAENIILHHHEKWDGTGYPHRLKGEDIPLEARIVAIVDVFDALTSRRPYKDSWSVERALSFINEQKGKHFDPSIVVSFFCYFNEKASKPFPAQ, translated from the coding sequence ATGAATCATATCGTCCATTCAAGTATTCTACATGATATCGGGAAAGCGGAGATTCCTGAGGGGATATTATACAAACCTGGCCCGTTATCTCCTTATGAACGAAAAATCATCGAAATGCATCCGTTAATGGGATCCGATATTTTGAATAAGATTTCAAGGGAAATAAACAATGATGTGATCAGCAGCCTGGAAGTGGCTGAAAACATCATCCTCCATCATCATGAAAAATGGGATGGAACTGGATATCCACATCGATTGAAAGGTGAGGACATCCCATTGGAAGCTAGAATCGTTGCCATTGTGGATGTATTCGATGCATTGACCAGCAGAAGGCCGTATAAAGATTCCTGGTCAGTGGAGCGGGCATTATCTTTCATAAACGAACAAAAAGGAAAGCATTTCGATCCATCCATCGTGGTGTCCTTCTTTTGCTATTTTAATGAAAAGGCTTCAAAGCCGTTCCCGGCACAGTGA
- a CDS encoding TVP38/TMEM64 family protein — protein MNFISEALLSSGPFSIAVSLVFNILISVLGFVPSVFITAANITVFGFEKGLILSYMGEIAGAVVSFWLYRKGFQTFQPKFLKNRWVMKLQKSQGFHAFWMILMLRLLPFIPSGVINLTAALSKTGMMIFFLATSIGKLPALLVEAYSVTQVLKASDDVRIVLVLLILVIAVVYYFNRNKKKGM, from the coding sequence ATGAATTTCATTTCTGAGGCATTACTATCGAGCGGCCCTTTTTCCATTGCTGTAAGTTTAGTATTCAATATATTGATTAGCGTGCTTGGTTTTGTTCCAAGTGTATTCATCACGGCAGCCAATATCACCGTATTTGGATTTGAAAAGGGATTGATCCTTTCGTACATGGGGGAAATTGCCGGTGCAGTGGTCAGCTTTTGGTTATATCGAAAGGGCTTTCAAACATTCCAACCCAAGTTCTTGAAGAACCGTTGGGTCATGAAGCTGCAAAAGTCTCAAGGGTTTCATGCATTTTGGATGATCCTGATGCTTAGGCTCCTTCCTTTTATACCATCCGGCGTAATCAACCTTACAGCAGCATTAAGCAAGACGGGAATGATGATTTTCTTCCTCGCCACATCCATTGGAAAACTGCCTGCCCTCCTTGTCGAGGCGTATTCGGTGACACAAGTATTGAAGGCATCGGACGATGTAAGGATTGTTTTGGTACTGTTGATTCTGGTAATCGCAGTCGTTTATTACTTTAATAGAAATAAGAAAAAAGGAATGTAG
- a CDS encoding response regulator transcription factor: MKTIVLVDDEQRMLDLLELYIKPHGYTCMKMKSGHEVLQFLAHKHADIVLLDVMMPEMDGWETCERIRAFTNIPIIMLTARDAAQEMVKGLKKGADDYITKPFNEDVLLARIEAVTRRVHNQDDNVIFRGLKLNESAYEAHYDTKTIPLTPKEFSLLCLFLKSPDQVYSRDHLLSTIWGFKTDTEDRTIDSHIRNIREKLRHAGFPADQHLKTVWGIGYKWSSVD, translated from the coding sequence ATGAAGACAATAGTTCTGGTTGATGATGAACAGAGAATGCTTGATCTATTAGAGCTATACATTAAACCTCACGGATATACATGCATGAAGATGAAATCTGGACATGAAGTCTTACAGTTCCTAGCGCATAAACATGCGGACATAGTACTTCTTGATGTAATGATGCCTGAGATGGATGGGTGGGAAACTTGTGAAAGGATCCGTGCGTTTACCAACATTCCCATAATCATGCTCACCGCCCGGGATGCTGCACAAGAAATGGTGAAAGGGTTGAAAAAGGGCGCAGACGATTATATTACGAAACCATTTAATGAAGATGTTTTACTTGCCAGAATCGAAGCAGTGACGCGGCGAGTGCATAATCAGGATGATAATGTGATATTTAGAGGGCTAAAATTAAATGAATCCGCTTATGAAGCACATTATGATACCAAAACAATCCCATTGACACCAAAAGAGTTCTCACTGTTGTGCTTGTTTTTAAAATCACCAGATCAAGTGTATTCCAGAGACCACCTGCTTTCGACCATATGGGGATTTAAAACGGATACGGAAGATCGGACAATCGATTCCCACATTCGAAATATTAGAGAGAAATTACGTCATGCCGGTTTTCCAGCAGATCAACACTTGAAAACGGTCTGGGGCATCGGATATAAATGGAGTTCTGTGGATTGA
- a CDS encoding HAMP domain-containing sensor histidine kinase, with amino-acid sequence MKISFKLGLSIFVCIFLMETVSMIYLHNKVIHSRINQELESLKARGNSHRDVLEITYSDSTLQHIGLMEYHTDTDVVITNTRGDILISSAKVNRGMKKILAKNIPQLPRNGLVIQSSWKDERYIATVTPFISDKEKKGYVYMFKDTRDVEDLIAQLNRHFLFATALLLFFMLITIYFLSKALTRPLISMKEATTKLSKGNFSVAVPVRSHDELGELAQSIQSLANELNYLKKERNEFLASISHELRTPLTYIKGYSDIARRKDLNAAERTRYLEIIHDESERLNRLLDELFNMARMDVNTFTISKETVQLSSFLQNIHEKVLPAFTNERIQLNLVCKDDLFIDIDPSRFEQVILNLLDNALKYSNEYTVTTIKATECLGRISISIIDQGVGIPPEDIPHIFDRLYRVEKSRARDTGGFGLGLSIVKQLVEIQGGTISVKSKLEQGTCFTITFKEITNEDNSSG; translated from the coding sequence ATGAAAATCTCCTTTAAGCTCGGACTATCTATATTTGTTTGCATTTTTTTGATGGAGACCGTTTCGATGATTTACTTGCATAATAAAGTGATCCATTCCCGTATCAATCAAGAATTGGAATCACTGAAGGCCCGTGGCAATAGTCATCGGGATGTGTTGGAAATCACGTATTCCGACTCTACCCTTCAGCATATCGGCCTGATGGAGTACCATACCGATACAGATGTCGTGATTACGAACACAAGAGGAGATATTCTGATATCTTCCGCAAAGGTAAATAGGGGAATGAAAAAAATCTTGGCAAAAAACATCCCGCAACTACCCCGAAATGGTCTGGTCATCCAATCAAGTTGGAAGGATGAAAGGTATATAGCGACCGTTACGCCATTTATCAGTGATAAAGAAAAAAAAGGCTATGTTTATATGTTCAAAGATACTAGGGATGTTGAGGATTTGATTGCACAATTGAATAGGCATTTCCTTTTTGCGACTGCATTGCTCCTTTTCTTCATGCTTATCACCATTTATTTTCTATCAAAAGCTTTGACTAGACCTCTTATTTCGATGAAGGAAGCGACAACCAAACTCAGCAAAGGGAATTTTTCAGTAGCTGTGCCAGTACGATCTCATGATGAACTCGGGGAGCTTGCCCAATCCATTCAAAGCTTGGCTAATGAATTGAACTATTTAAAGAAGGAACGCAATGAATTTTTGGCAAGTATCTCTCATGAACTGCGCACGCCGCTAACTTATATCAAGGGATACTCTGATATTGCCCGCCGGAAAGACTTGAATGCTGCCGAACGAACACGATACTTAGAGATCATCCATGATGAATCCGAACGATTAAACAGATTATTGGACGAACTATTCAATATGGCTAGAATGGATGTAAATACATTCACCATATCAAAAGAAACCGTCCAGCTCTCTTCATTCCTGCAAAACATTCATGAAAAAGTGCTGCCGGCTTTTACAAATGAAAGAATTCAATTGAATCTGGTATGTAAGGATGATTTATTTATAGATATAGATCCCTCACGGTTTGAGCAAGTCATTCTTAACCTGCTCGATAATGCGCTGAAGTACTCGAACGAATATACAGTCACCACCATCAAAGCCACTGAATGCCTTGGCAGGATTTCCATCTCCATAATCGATCAAGGGGTTGGCATTCCCCCTGAAGATATCCCCCATATCTTTGATCGTTTATATCGTGTCGAGAAATCACGCGCCAGAGATACCGGTGGATTCGGATTGGGGCTCTCCATCGTCAAGCAATTAGTGGAGATACAAGGAGGAACCATTTCGGTTAAAAGCAAATTGGAGCAAGGAACGTGCTTCACTATCACATTTAAGGAGATAACAAATGAAGACAATAGTTCTGGTTGA
- a CDS encoding Lrp/AsnC family transcriptional regulator, producing MAEDFKIPSLKVDEIDKKIISVLHEDARISYTDLAKKVELSRVAVQMRINHLVENGVIERFTAVINPAKVGIHVSAFFNVEVEPKYLESVAQQLESEPAVTSLYHMTGPSKLHMHGIFTDNQEMERFLNEKLYAVVGVVSVDCQILIKRYKSRMGMKL from the coding sequence ATGGCAGAGGACTTTAAGATTCCCAGCTTGAAAGTTGATGAAATCGATAAGAAAATCATATCGGTTTTACATGAAGATGCACGAATTTCATATACCGACTTAGCGAAGAAAGTGGAGCTTTCCAGAGTGGCGGTTCAGATGAGAATTAATCATCTTGTGGAAAACGGGGTGATCGAGAGGTTTACTGCGGTCATAAATCCAGCTAAGGTCGGCATCCATGTCTCGGCATTCTTTAACGTTGAGGTTGAGCCAAAATATCTGGAATCGGTCGCGCAGCAATTAGAAAGTGAACCGGCTGTAACGAGTTTATATCATATGACCGGTCCGAGTAAACTCCATATGCACGGAATCTTTACTGATAATCAAGAGATGGAACGTTTTCTCAATGAGAAGCTGTATGCGGTCGTCGGTGTGGTCAGCGTTGATTGCCAAATTCTCATTAAACGCTATAAAAGCCGGATGGGCATGAAGCTTTAA
- a CDS encoding chromate transporter: MGLIIPIGVAVFLAFFIANMLGYGGGPASIPLMYDQIVTRYGWLDNTEFSQMLALGNSLPGPIATKIAAYVGYDVYGWPGFLAALAGTIIPSAVALIYLLKILRKYKQSPIVKGMSLLVQPVIAIMMLLLTWNMAADAVGSIGYIHSIVIAGLAFLALGKFKIHPAFVIILAFMYGGFIIPHT; the protein is encoded by the coding sequence ATGGGTCTTATTATCCCAATAGGAGTTGCTGTTTTTCTGGCGTTTTTCATAGCCAATATGCTTGGTTACGGCGGAGGTCCAGCCTCGATTCCGCTAATGTATGATCAAATCGTAACCCGTTATGGCTGGCTTGATAATACCGAATTCTCTCAAATGCTTGCGTTAGGAAATTCACTCCCAGGACCTATCGCCACGAAAATAGCCGCATATGTCGGATATGATGTATATGGCTGGCCAGGATTTCTAGCTGCATTGGCAGGCACGATCATCCCTTCAGCCGTGGCTTTGATATATTTATTAAAAATCCTGCGAAAATACAAGCAATCGCCTATTGTAAAAGGCATGTCACTGCTTGTACAGCCCGTAATTGCGATCATGATGTTATTGCTCACCTGGAATATGGCCGCGGATGCGGTCGGATCCATCGGCTACATCCATTCAATCGTCATCGCTGGATTGGCCTTCTTGGCTTTAGGTAAATTCAAGATCCACCCTGCATTCGTAATCATTCTTGCCTTTATGTACGGCGGCTTTATCATCCCGCACACATAA
- a CDS encoding chromate transporter, whose translation MLKKPYTELTIGMMRTGILGFGGGPSVIPLIRHEAVSRYHWLDDDEFGDTLAIANTLPGPIATKMAAYLGYKLKGWPGAIVSVAAHVLPSCIAMVFLIAFINVLSNSAMISNMIAAVMPVVAVMLGQMAYEFGEKAVKGLGKVLGITFFAISFLLLQVISLHPGIVIMIFLIYGAFHFKLKDRLKNKKKDRKEESA comes from the coding sequence ATCTTGAAAAAACCATATACGGAATTGACGATCGGGATGATGAGAACGGGTATATTAGGTTTCGGCGGCGGACCATCAGTCATCCCTCTCATCCGCCACGAAGCAGTTTCCCGTTATCACTGGCTCGACGATGATGAATTCGGGGACACTTTGGCGATTGCCAATACACTCCCAGGACCGATTGCCACGAAGATGGCAGCATATCTTGGTTATAAACTAAAAGGCTGGCCGGGAGCCATCGTAAGTGTGGCCGCTCACGTTTTACCTTCATGCATTGCGATGGTTTTCTTGATTGCGTTCATTAATGTTCTAAGTAATTCCGCAATGATCAGTAATATGATCGCTGCTGTAATGCCGGTGGTTGCTGTCATGCTTGGTCAAATGGCTTATGAGTTTGGCGAAAAGGCGGTAAAAGGGTTAGGAAAGGTGCTCGGAATCACCTTTTTTGCGATTTCCTTTTTGCTTCTGCAAGTCATTTCCCTGCATCCGGGTATCGTCATCATGATTTTTCTTATATATGGAGCGTTTCATTTTAAATTAAAGGATAGATTGAAAAACAAAAAGAAGGATAGGAAGGAGGAATCCGCTTAA
- a CDS encoding DMT family transporter, giving the protein MKNTILGSLYLSLAASIWGGMYVVVKVVVDVVPPLELVLLRYVIAILALLTIGFITKQSWRIEKRDWVLVFIIGLVGNTISIVTQEVGTLLSTAQMGAIITSTTPAFMVIFARIVLKEKITIKKSISVILATIGVGIIVGNAHIGSSHQLGGLSLLIAALTWALMSVLIKRVPGQYSQIVITTYAVLVAIVFLTPVTISRLDELDFQAIMHPSIWGGLLYLGVISTACAFLLWNRGLQMLTASSGGLFFFLQPIVGTFLGWLILGEQIGLSFWIGTILIFIGVLLVIREE; this is encoded by the coding sequence ATGAAAAACACTATATTAGGTTCTTTATATTTATCACTCGCTGCTAGCATTTGGGGCGGGATGTATGTTGTGGTAAAAGTTGTGGTAGACGTTGTTCCGCCACTTGAATTAGTATTATTACGATATGTAATTGCGATTTTAGCATTGCTGACAATTGGTTTTATAACAAAACAATCTTGGCGGATTGAAAAACGAGACTGGGTTTTGGTTTTCATTATAGGACTTGTTGGAAACACAATTTCCATCGTAACCCAGGAAGTCGGTACACTGCTATCCACTGCACAAATGGGAGCTATCATTACTTCCACAACACCTGCATTTATGGTGATATTTGCACGTATCGTTTTAAAAGAAAAGATCACCATCAAGAAATCAATTTCCGTAATTTTAGCGACAATCGGTGTCGGTATCATTGTCGGGAATGCCCATATCGGCTCATCTCACCAACTTGGGGGCCTATCACTGCTTATTGCTGCCTTAACTTGGGCACTTATGTCTGTTCTGATTAAACGTGTCCCTGGGCAATATTCACAAATTGTTATAACGACCTATGCAGTGCTTGTGGCAATTGTCTTTTTAACACCTGTTACGATCAGTCGATTGGATGAGCTTGATTTTCAAGCAATCATGCATCCATCCATATGGGGCGGCCTATTATACTTGGGCGTTATTTCCACAGCATGTGCCTTTTTACTGTGGAATCGCGGACTGCAAATGCTTACCGCTTCAAGCGGTGGATTATTTTTCTTTTTACAGCCTATAGTCGGTACTTTTTTAGGTTGGTTAATACTAGGTGAACAAATCGGCTTGTCTTTTTGGATCGGCACAATATTAATTTTTATCGGTGTGTTATTAGTCATTCGGGAAGAATAA
- a CDS encoding response regulator transcription factor, producing the protein MFKIMIVEDDEKIRKIVADTLTKWKYDVVGIMEFDHILDDFEKFQPDLVLLDINLPTFDGFYWCQQIRAISSVPILFLSSRNQNMDIIMAINMGGDDFIQKPFDLDVLVAKISALLRRNYTYQNGHNLKLTHRNLSLHVTNSTIQYEEQSIELSRNEFIILQLMMRRIGKIVSRDDLMQALWNDEQFVDDNTLTVNVNRLRRKISGIGLEDFIVTRKGMGYLIE; encoded by the coding sequence ATGTTTAAAATTATGATAGTTGAAGATGATGAAAAAATTAGAAAAATAGTGGCTGATACGCTAACAAAGTGGAAATATGACGTTGTGGGGATTATGGAGTTTGACCACATTTTAGATGATTTTGAGAAATTCCAGCCTGATTTGGTACTATTGGATATAAACTTGCCAACCTTTGATGGCTTTTATTGGTGTCAGCAGATCCGTGCAATCTCAAGTGTGCCCATACTGTTCCTTTCCTCTAGAAATCAAAACATGGACATCATCATGGCCATTAATATGGGAGGGGATGATTTTATCCAGAAGCCATTTGATTTAGATGTTCTTGTAGCAAAAATCAGTGCATTGTTAAGGAGGAATTATACTTATCAAAATGGACATAACTTAAAATTAACGCACCGGAACTTGTCTTTGCATGTAACAAACTCGACTATCCAATATGAGGAACAGTCCATTGAACTTTCACGTAATGAGTTCATCATTTTGCAATTGATGATGCGCAGAATAGGTAAAATTGTATCAAGAGATGACTTGATGCAAGCTCTTTGGAATGATGAACAGTTTGTCGATGATAATACACTGACTGTTAATGTAAATCGATTAAGGCGTAAGATCTCTGGAATTGGATTAGAAGACTTTATTGTGACACGTAAAGGAATGGGGTATCTGATTGAATGA
- a CDS encoding sensor histidine kinase, which translates to MRFIQFLKHEKPYIFLLVFVFCMVSAVYHTDPNMTWNWNTFLYAGALTLFVLIIFFLYRYQQNLRAIRAMGDEDHENLSLEAASLQQLIEEKEREQIRSLNLIHEKQSEYYDFIVSWFHEIKTPISVLRLMEQTEIDAKSFHDEVSRIEHYVDQALYYAKLDSFNQDYDIKNCDLDQLVKEVIKTHSKTFISKKIRLQLQIEPTTIQSDPKWLQFILNQLISNCLKYTEEEGEIKIETGFDLKEKQLIIRDNGIGIEKTDLPRIFNRGFTGSNGRTYTKSTGMGLYLAQQLSNKLGHYITCTSETGLYTEFVMHFPKNVDPYFIMQKNAMRP; encoded by the coding sequence ATGAGGTTCATACAATTTTTAAAACATGAGAAGCCTTATATCTTTTTACTGGTTTTTGTCTTTTGTATGGTTTCTGCAGTCTATCACACTGACCCCAATATGACATGGAACTGGAACACCTTTCTATATGCTGGGGCATTAACTCTTTTCGTATTGATTATTTTCTTTTTGTACCGGTATCAGCAAAATTTGCGCGCAATCCGAGCCATGGGTGACGAAGATCATGAGAACCTTTCTTTAGAGGCAGCCTCGTTACAGCAGTTGATTGAAGAGAAGGAAAGGGAACAAATAAGGTCTCTCAATCTGATTCATGAGAAACAAAGCGAGTATTACGATTTTATTGTATCGTGGTTTCATGAAATTAAGACACCCATCTCGGTGCTGCGATTGATGGAGCAGACAGAGATCGATGCCAAGAGCTTTCATGATGAGGTGTCAAGGATAGAGCATTATGTGGATCAAGCACTTTATTATGCAAAGTTGGATAGCTTCAATCAAGACTATGACATCAAGAATTGTGATTTGGACCAATTGGTTAAAGAGGTCATAAAAACTCATTCCAAAACATTTATTTCCAAGAAAATCCGCCTGCAGTTACAGATAGAACCAACCACGATCCAAAGTGACCCCAAGTGGCTGCAATTTATCCTTAATCAATTAATTTCAAATTGCTTGAAGTATACGGAAGAAGAAGGGGAAATAAAGATTGAGACAGGTTTCGATTTAAAAGAAAAGCAGCTGATCATTAGAGATAATGGAATTGGTATAGAAAAAACGGATTTACCACGGATATTCAATAGGGGTTTTACAGGATCCAACGGGCGTACCTACACAAAATCCACAGGGATGGGGTTATATTTAGCACAGCAGTTATCCAACAAACTTGGCCACTATATCACATGCACCTCTGAAACAGGTTTGTATACGGAATTTGTCATGCACTTTCCCAAAAATGTCGATCCCTATTTCATTATGCAAAAAAACGCAATGAGACCTTGA
- a CDS encoding ABC transporter permease translates to MNLLNMTFRNVQRNFRVYTIYLFAMITGVMVHFTFSSLMYNQDILDVLNNKESFQTGVSIASVVIFLFIIFFILYANSFFMKQRKKEFGLYLLLGMKESQITRMVFFENLLIGSFSLVIGILLGGLLSKFFGMALMNLMQYDNVITLNFPYQAIGSTIILFLLLAIIASIQSFFMISRVQLVELFHAKEKMEKPIPSSFIMAALSLVLLATEFFLISQGKESSIWKEHVTFAMIAVTVGMIGGTYLFFRQFSGWLLHKIRQKHNFHEGNRVLWISSLRFQIRSNTLNLTFISLFSATIIFLIGFVSINYAVQFEAVGRNLPNDIAFQSLDKETNEKIDARIKNSDHSIEYHKTLEALVGKPNTNMDLAFENPEYFSKDVFLFPEKAYNEIISLRGNQEEIHLEDMEAVTLSQGTDSPKSFPSDQLPRFKVNVNEDITLKLIEKKDYALLGWASDPVQSMLLKPAVLIISDEAYQNLKSKAKTIPFEIYEIENEKQAESLSSDIHAIVTKKPDTYYSSFADVYSKQIEGSSLMLFAAAFLAVIALFALASVIYFKQLREATEEQRQYSILRKIGTADSELKSVIRKQLTLVFFPPLVLGILHSWLILKYYILDSVQDFPQLTSMLWFIFAIYFVIYVLFYLSSANLYYKIVNQKY, encoded by the coding sequence GTGAACTTACTGAATATGACGTTCCGGAACGTTCAGCGCAATTTCCGTGTTTATACGATTTATCTGTTTGCCATGATTACTGGTGTGATGGTCCATTTCACCTTCTCATCACTAATGTATAACCAGGATATATTGGATGTACTCAATAATAAGGAGAGTTTTCAAACGGGTGTGTCGATTGCCTCAGTGGTCATCTTCCTCTTTATCATTTTCTTTATTCTTTATGCTAACTCTTTCTTTATGAAGCAAAGAAAAAAGGAATTTGGACTCTATTTGCTTCTAGGTATGAAAGAAAGCCAGATTACACGAATGGTTTTCTTTGAAAATTTGCTCATTGGATCATTCTCGCTTGTAATTGGAATACTTCTTGGCGGTCTGCTGTCCAAGTTTTTCGGTATGGCATTAATGAACTTAATGCAATACGACAATGTCATTACGCTGAATTTTCCTTATCAAGCGATCGGCTCGACAATCATCCTGTTTCTCTTGTTAGCGATCATTGCAAGTATCCAAAGTTTCTTCATGATCAGTCGCGTACAACTCGTGGAGTTGTTTCATGCCAAAGAAAAAATGGAAAAACCGATACCGTCTTCGTTCATTATGGCAGCTTTGTCATTAGTGTTATTAGCAACGGAATTTTTTCTGATAAGCCAGGGCAAAGAATCAAGCATATGGAAAGAACACGTAACTTTTGCCATGATTGCTGTCACAGTCGGCATGATCGGCGGAACGTATTTGTTCTTCCGTCAGTTCTCCGGCTGGCTGCTGCATAAGATTCGCCAGAAGCATAATTTCCATGAAGGCAATCGGGTATTGTGGATTTCCTCATTGCGCTTCCAAATAAGGTCGAATACGTTAAACCTTACCTTCATCTCTTTGTTCAGTGCGACCATTATTTTCTTGATTGGATTCGTTTCGATCAATTATGCGGTCCAATTTGAAGCTGTCGGCAGGAATTTACCGAATGATATTGCGTTTCAGTCATTGGATAAGGAAACTAACGAGAAAATTGATGCTAGAATAAAAAATTCGGACCACTCGATAGAGTATCACAAAACTTTGGAAGCTTTAGTAGGAAAGCCAAATACAAACATGGACCTTGCTTTTGAGAACCCTGAGTATTTTTCAAAGGACGTTTTTCTTTTTCCAGAAAAAGCATATAACGAAATCATCTCATTGCGTGGAAATCAGGAGGAAATCCATTTAGAAGATATGGAAGCTGTAACTCTGTCACAAGGAACAGATTCCCCAAAATCCTTTCCCTCCGATCAGCTGCCACGTTTTAAAGTGAATGTAAATGAAGATATCACTCTAAAACTAATAGAGAAGAAAGATTACGCATTATTAGGCTGGGCCAGCGACCCTGTTCAATCCATGTTATTAAAGCCCGCAGTCCTGATTATTTCAGATGAGGCTTATCAAAACTTAAAAAGCAAAGCCAAAACGATTCCTTTTGAAATTTATGAAATTGAAAATGAGAAGCAGGCTGAATCTTTATCAAGTGATATACATGCCATTGTTACGAAGAAGCCCGACACGTACTATTCTTCATTTGCCGATGTGTATTCTAAGCAAATAGAAGGTTCATCTTTAATGTTATTTGCAGCTGCTTTCCTGGCTGTCATTGCCCTGTTTGCATTGGCCAGCGTCATTTACTTTAAACAATTGCGGGAAGCAACGGAAGAACAGAGACAGTATTCCATTCTGCGAAAGATAGGAACCGCAGACAGTGAATTGAAAAGTGTGATTCGTAAACAACTTACCCTTGTTTTCTTCCCTCCGCTAGTTTTAGGCATTTTGCACAGCTGGCTCATTTTAAAATACTATATTCTGGATTCTGTACAAGATTTTCCGCAGCTTACTTCGATGCTCTGGTTCATCTTTGCAATATACTTTGTGATTTATGTTTTGTTTTATCTGTCTTCTGCGAATCTCTACTACAAAATCGTAAATCAGAAATATTAA
- a CDS encoding ABC transporter ATP-binding protein, with the protein MKKVLQTKNLSKSYGKAQVLKNIDLTITSGEFTAIMGPSGSGKTTLMNVLSTIDKFSGGEVWLEEQALLDLNKKALRTFRQERMGFIFQDYNLLDTLTIKENILLPLSLRKFSTDEMERRLRPVIQALNIEEIQDKYPTEVSGGQKQRASSARAIITNPAIVFADEPTGALDSRSATQLLEQLSSLNETFQTTILMITHDSYAASFCKRVIFLRDGGIVNELYKGDQSQSDFFDRILHIQSAMGGNQR; encoded by the coding sequence TTGAAAAAAGTATTACAAACTAAAAACTTATCTAAATCCTATGGAAAGGCACAGGTTTTAAAAAATATTGACCTTACCATTACTTCAGGTGAATTTACGGCTATTATGGGGCCATCCGGTTCAGGAAAAACGACGCTTATGAATGTGCTCTCGACAATTGATAAATTTTCTGGCGGGGAGGTCTGGCTTGAAGAACAGGCCCTGTTGGATTTAAACAAAAAAGCATTGCGTACATTTCGTCAAGAACGAATGGGGTTCATCTTTCAAGATTACAATTTGCTTGATACTTTAACGATTAAAGAGAACATTCTCCTGCCCCTTTCATTAAGGAAATTTTCTACGGATGAGATGGAAAGACGGCTGAGACCAGTCATTCAGGCATTGAATATTGAAGAAATCCAGGATAAATACCCTACAGAAGTTTCAGGAGGTCAGAAACAACGGGCCTCATCTGCGCGCGCCATTATTACAAACCCTGCGATTGTCTTTGCAGATGAACCTACAGGCGCTCTTGATTCGAGATCAGCAACACAATTATTGGAACAGTTATCGAGCTTAAATGAAACGTTTCAAACGACTATTCTTATGATTACACACGACTCCTATGCAGCAAGCTTCTGTAAACGAGTTATCTTCTTGCGTGATGGAGGAATCGTAAACGAGCTTTATAAAGGTGACCAAAGTCAAAGTGACTTCTTTGATCGAATCCTTCACATCCAGAGTGCCATGGGAGGGAATCAAAGGTGA